The following coding sequences are from one Arthrobacter sp. PvP023 window:
- a CDS encoding PTS glucose transporter subunit IIA: MNSPDVGTAGAGTADVETAPVGAISVASPLPGRLIPLSEVPDPVFAKGLVGGGAAVIPDDDAGVLTAVAPLDGRVIKVMPHAYIVQHASGPAVLVHVGIDTVGLKGEGFSVLAQKGDQVRAGDPMISVDVTFVRSKNLSMCSPVVVLDSKPDAVELPASGGRVEAGGHLFNLPGQ; encoded by the coding sequence GTGAACTCGCCTGACGTGGGCACCGCAGGTGCCGGCACGGCAGATGTGGAGACAGCGCCGGTCGGGGCCATCAGTGTGGCCTCGCCCCTGCCCGGCCGGCTCATCCCGCTGAGCGAAGTGCCGGACCCCGTGTTCGCCAAGGGGCTCGTCGGCGGAGGCGCCGCGGTCATCCCGGACGACGACGCCGGTGTGCTTACCGCCGTCGCGCCCTTGGACGGCCGGGTCATCAAGGTCATGCCGCACGCTTACATCGTCCAGCACGCCTCGGGACCCGCAGTGCTGGTCCACGTCGGCATCGACACGGTGGGCCTGAAGGGCGAAGGCTTCAGCGTGCTGGCGCAGAAGGGGGACCAGGTCCGGGCCGGAGACCCCATGATCAGCGTCGACGTCACGTTTGTCCGCTCGAAAAACCTCAGCATGTGCAGCCCCGTGGTGGTCCTGGACAGCAAACCGGATGCCGTTGAACTGCCGGCCTCCGGCGGCCGCGTCGAAGCGGGCGGACACCTGTTCAACCTGCCCGGACAATAG
- a CDS encoding fumarylacetoacetate hydrolase family protein produces the protein MEQVTDRILAAARKVIAVHINYPSRAAQRGRTPEQPSYFLKPSSSLATGSAEAPSTVERPAGCELLGYEGEIALIIGKPARRVGVEDAWSHVEWVTASNDLGVYDLRYADKGSNLRSKGGDGFTPVGPGLIAADAVNPAELRIRTWHNGELVQDDTTGDLLFPFARLIADLSQLLTLEEGDIILTGTPAGASVARPGDVVEVEVSTSTTAGAAGGGLSTGRLATRVEEGTTPFADFGARPRTDDLQREEAYGSREAAGLAAVGPVLPPELKAKLESVCTATLSSQLRKRGLNNVSIDGLTSTRPDKRIVGLARTLRYVPNREDLFKTHGGGFNAQKKAIDSVNEGEILVMEARGEKGTGTIGDILALRAQVRGAAAVITDGGVRDFSAVAAMDMPTYYSNPHPAVLGRRHIPWDTDITIACGGTTVQPGDIIVADADGILVIPPALAEELADDSIAQEREETFIAEMVQQGHSVDGLYPLNSEWRARYEEWEGPAHD, from the coding sequence TTGGAACAGGTCACCGACCGCATCCTGGCCGCGGCCCGCAAAGTCATCGCGGTGCATATCAACTACCCCAGCCGGGCGGCCCAGCGCGGCCGCACTCCGGAGCAGCCCTCCTACTTCCTGAAGCCGTCCTCGTCCCTGGCGACAGGGTCGGCGGAAGCCCCTTCAACGGTGGAACGCCCGGCCGGATGTGAACTCCTCGGCTACGAAGGCGAGATCGCCCTGATCATCGGCAAGCCGGCCCGCCGTGTGGGCGTCGAGGACGCCTGGAGCCACGTCGAGTGGGTCACGGCCAGCAACGACCTCGGCGTCTACGACCTCCGCTACGCGGACAAGGGCTCCAACCTCCGGTCCAAGGGCGGGGACGGTTTCACGCCGGTCGGCCCGGGACTGATCGCAGCGGACGCCGTCAACCCCGCAGAACTCCGCATCCGCACCTGGCACAACGGCGAACTTGTCCAGGACGACACCACCGGGGACCTCCTCTTCCCGTTCGCCCGGCTTATTGCGGACCTCTCCCAGCTCCTCACCCTCGAAGAGGGCGACATCATCCTGACCGGCACGCCGGCCGGCGCCTCCGTCGCCAGGCCGGGCGACGTCGTCGAGGTTGAAGTCAGCACCAGTACGACGGCGGGCGCCGCCGGCGGTGGCCTGTCCACCGGCCGCCTGGCCACCCGGGTGGAGGAAGGCACGACGCCGTTCGCGGACTTCGGCGCCCGGCCCAGGACCGATGACCTCCAGCGGGAGGAAGCGTACGGTTCGCGGGAAGCGGCCGGGCTTGCCGCCGTCGGGCCCGTCCTCCCGCCGGAACTGAAGGCCAAGCTGGAAAGCGTCTGCACTGCCACCCTGTCCTCCCAGCTGCGCAAACGCGGCCTGAACAACGTCAGCATCGACGGCCTCACCTCCACCCGCCCGGACAAGCGGATCGTGGGCCTGGCCCGGACCCTGCGCTACGTGCCCAACCGCGAGGACCTCTTCAAGACCCACGGCGGCGGCTTCAACGCCCAGAAGAAGGCCATCGACTCGGTCAACGAGGGCGAAATCCTGGTGATGGAAGCCCGCGGCGAAAAGGGCACCGGCACCATCGGCGACATCCTGGCCCTCCGCGCCCAGGTCCGCGGCGCCGCCGCCGTCATCACCGACGGCGGTGTCCGAGACTTCTCCGCGGTGGCCGCCATGGACATGCCCACCTACTATTCCAACCCGCACCCGGCCGTGCTGGGGCGCCGGCACATCCCGTGGGACACGGACATCACGATCGCCTGCGGCGGCACCACCGTGCAGCCCGGGGACATCATCGTGGCGGACGCGGACGGCATCCTGGTGATACCGCCGGCACTGGCCGAAGAACTCGCGGACGATTCCATCGCCCAGGAACGCGAGGAAACCTTCATTGCCGAGATGGTGCAGCAGGGCCACAGCGTGGACGGCCTCTACCCGTTGAACTCCGAATGGCGGGCCAGGTATGAAGAATGGGAAGGCCCCGCACATGACTGA
- a CDS encoding prephenate dehydratase, which produces MTQKIAYQGEPGANSNIACAQMFPELESIPCASFEDAFELVSGGEADLAMIPIENSIAGRVADIHVLLPQSRLQIVGEFFLPIHFDLLGIPGSTIEGATEVHSHIHALGQCRRLIRSAGLKPVIAGDTAGSAREVSEWNDPAKLSLAPPLAAKIYGLEVLASRVEDDPSNTTRFVVLAPEKELPSREELPGPAVTSFLFRVRNVPSALFKALGGFATNGVNMTRLESYMVGNEFAATMFMADVEGHPEDLPLRLALEELDFFTTEVRILGVYAAAEYRTGQAAAG; this is translated from the coding sequence GTGACCCAGAAAATTGCGTACCAAGGTGAACCCGGCGCTAATTCCAATATTGCGTGCGCCCAGATGTTCCCGGAGCTGGAAAGCATCCCGTGCGCCAGCTTCGAGGACGCCTTCGAGCTGGTATCCGGCGGTGAAGCCGACCTGGCCATGATTCCGATCGAGAACTCGATAGCGGGGCGGGTGGCGGACATCCACGTCCTGCTCCCCCAGTCCCGCCTCCAGATCGTGGGCGAGTTCTTCCTGCCCATCCACTTCGACCTGCTGGGCATCCCCGGCAGCACCATCGAAGGCGCCACCGAGGTCCACAGCCACATCCACGCCCTGGGCCAGTGCCGGCGCCTCATCCGGAGCGCCGGACTGAAGCCTGTTATTGCCGGCGACACTGCAGGCTCCGCCCGGGAGGTGAGCGAATGGAACGATCCTGCCAAGCTGTCCCTCGCTCCCCCACTCGCGGCCAAGATCTACGGGCTGGAGGTGCTCGCATCGCGCGTCGAGGATGACCCCTCCAACACCACCCGTTTCGTGGTCCTGGCTCCTGAAAAGGAACTGCCGTCCCGGGAGGAGCTGCCCGGACCGGCAGTAACCAGCTTCCTGTTCCGGGTCCGCAACGTCCCCTCCGCGCTCTTCAAGGCCCTCGGCGGTTTTGCCACGAACGGCGTGAACATGACCCGGCTGGAAAGCTACATGGTGGGCAACGAGTTTGCCGCCACCATGTTCATGGCCGACGTCGAAGGCCACCCCGAGGACCTGCCGCTCCGGCTGGCCCTCGAGGAACTGGACTTCTTCACCACGGAAGTGCGCATCCTGGGCGTCTATGCCGCCGCCGAATACCGGACCGGGCAGGCAGCCGCCGGCTGA
- a CDS encoding N-acetylglucosamine-6-phosphate deacetylase, translated as MRAEPGLPGLTQPGAGDDDGVLGLRGRLVTGRPGDGVIDDGTVVIAGGRIVWCGPTAELPAGVDVETSQVPLILPGLVDVHCHGAVGHTFSADADGARLAAGFHAGQGTTSVLASLVSAPSGVLIEQIAVLRELVQDGTLAGLHLEGPFIARSMCGAQDPAAIIDGDPALLRQWLEAGRGTVRSLTLAPETPHFAELVALCREYHVVPSLGHTGATAARTREALGGGAGAGPWSATHLFNRMPALGHRAPGPIPVLLQEARESPDRMVVELVADGVHLDPEIVRMVFNLVGPGSIALITDAMAAAGMSDGHYTLGSLDVQVQDRVARLVPAADDARPGAIAGATSLLLENVRRCVGWGVPLADAVAAASATPARLMGLDQPGPAQVGSIITGYRADMLVTTEELELLQAYRAGAPLAEERKTSADHSV; from the coding sequence ATGCGAGCTGAACCCGGCCTGCCGGGGCTGACTCAACCCGGAGCGGGAGACGACGACGGCGTGCTGGGGCTGCGGGGCCGCCTGGTCACCGGCCGCCCCGGGGATGGAGTGATCGACGACGGCACGGTGGTGATCGCCGGGGGACGCATCGTGTGGTGCGGCCCGACGGCGGAGCTGCCCGCCGGCGTCGACGTCGAAACATCACAGGTTCCGCTCATCTTGCCCGGACTCGTGGACGTCCACTGCCACGGCGCAGTGGGGCACACCTTCTCCGCGGATGCGGACGGCGCCCGCCTGGCGGCAGGTTTTCACGCCGGTCAGGGCACGACGTCGGTGCTCGCCTCGCTCGTTTCGGCGCCGTCCGGTGTGCTGATTGAGCAGATCGCTGTGTTGCGGGAGCTGGTGCAGGACGGCACGCTGGCCGGCCTGCACCTGGAGGGGCCGTTCATCGCCAGGAGCATGTGCGGAGCGCAGGACCCGGCGGCCATCATCGACGGTGACCCGGCGCTCCTGCGGCAGTGGCTCGAGGCGGGGCGGGGAACGGTGCGTTCGCTGACCCTTGCCCCGGAAACGCCGCACTTTGCCGAGCTGGTGGCCCTGTGCCGGGAGTACCACGTGGTCCCGTCCCTTGGCCACACCGGCGCCACGGCGGCACGGACACGGGAAGCCCTCGGGGGAGGGGCGGGTGCCGGTCCCTGGTCCGCCACCCACCTGTTCAACCGGATGCCGGCGCTGGGCCACCGGGCACCGGGGCCTATTCCGGTCCTGCTGCAGGAAGCCCGGGAGTCACCGGACCGGATGGTCGTGGAGCTGGTAGCCGACGGTGTGCACCTGGACCCGGAGATTGTCCGCATGGTCTTCAATCTGGTGGGACCGGGCTCGATAGCACTGATTACGGATGCCATGGCGGCGGCCGGAATGTCCGATGGCCACTACACGCTGGGCAGCCTGGACGTGCAGGTCCAGGACCGGGTGGCCCGGCTGGTTCCCGCGGCGGATGATGCCCGTCCCGGGGCGATTGCCGGGGCCACCAGCCTGCTGTTGGAAAACGTCCGCCGCTGCGTCGGGTGGGGCGTGCCGCTGGCCGACGCCGTCGCCGCGGCCTCGGCCACTCCTGCCCGACTGATGGGCCTGGACCAGCCGGGCCCCGCGCAGGTCGGATCCATCATCACCGGGTACCGCGCCGACATGCTGGTGACCACCGAAGAACTCGAACTGCTGCAGGCCTACCGGGCCGGCGCACCGCTAGCGGAGGAAAGGAAAACGAGTGCAGATCATTCTGTGTGA
- a CDS encoding FAD-binding monooxygenase yields the protein MQFHHHGYVSGDPRVRPAAGVGINRPTELPDEVDVLIVGTGPAGMLAAAQLSQFPGITTRIVERRAGRLPIGQADGIQARSVETFQAFGFAERIIAEAYRITEMAFWKPDPADHSRIIRGARAVDDAMGISEFPHLIVNQARVLDYFAEFMANSPTRMAPDYGFEFRSLEVTGEGEYPVTVTLLHTAGPREGQEKVVRAKYVIGADGARSKVRDAIGCTLAGDAANHAWGVMDVLAVTDFPDIRTKCAIQSGSGGSILHIPREGGYLFRMYVDLGEVDPNDKGAVRNTSIEEIIRKANEILHPYTLDVRDVAWHSVYEVGHRLTDRFDDVLPDQRGTRAPRVFITGDACHTHSAKAGQGMNVSMQDGFNLAWKLGHVLEGRSPESLLTTYSNERQVIAKNLIDFDKEWSTMMAKKPEEFESPSELEDFYVSTAEFPAGFMTQYTPSMLTGSAEHQELAAGFPVGKRFKSAPVVRVCDTNPMQLGHHATADGRWRIYVFADAAAPATGQQGVPSAVADFAEWIAKAPDSPLAATPSGADLDAWFDVKVIYQQPHTDVDINAVPAVFKPQVGPFQLTDYEKVYATDPKADIFELRGLDRGGVIVVVRPDQYVANVLPLAATAELGAFFAPLLATGRAAAV from the coding sequence GTGCAATTCCACCACCACGGTTACGTATCCGGTGACCCGCGAGTCCGGCCGGCAGCAGGCGTAGGCATCAATCGGCCCACTGAGCTTCCTGATGAGGTGGACGTCCTGATTGTCGGCACAGGCCCCGCCGGCATGCTGGCCGCCGCCCAGCTGTCCCAGTTCCCGGGCATCACCACGCGCATCGTAGAACGCCGCGCCGGCAGGCTGCCCATCGGCCAGGCGGACGGCATCCAGGCGAGGAGCGTCGAGACCTTCCAGGCCTTCGGCTTCGCCGAACGGATCATCGCCGAGGCCTACCGGATCACCGAAATGGCGTTCTGGAAGCCGGACCCGGCCGACCACTCGCGCATCATCCGGGGAGCCCGGGCGGTGGACGACGCGATGGGGATCAGTGAGTTCCCGCACCTCATCGTCAACCAGGCCCGCGTCCTGGACTACTTCGCCGAATTCATGGCGAATTCGCCCACGCGCATGGCCCCGGATTACGGCTTTGAATTCCGGAGCCTGGAAGTCACCGGCGAGGGGGAGTATCCGGTCACCGTGACCCTGCTTCACACTGCAGGTCCCCGGGAAGGCCAGGAAAAGGTTGTCCGGGCCAAATATGTCATCGGCGCAGACGGCGCGCGCAGCAAGGTGCGCGATGCGATCGGCTGCACCCTCGCCGGCGACGCCGCCAACCATGCGTGGGGCGTTATGGACGTCCTCGCCGTGACGGACTTTCCGGACATCCGCACCAAGTGCGCAATCCAGTCCGGCTCGGGCGGGAGCATTCTGCACATCCCACGCGAAGGCGGGTACCTGTTCCGCATGTATGTTGACCTCGGCGAGGTGGACCCCAACGACAAAGGTGCCGTGCGCAACACCTCCATCGAGGAGATCATCCGCAAGGCGAACGAGATCCTCCACCCGTACACGCTCGACGTCCGCGACGTCGCCTGGCACAGCGTGTACGAGGTGGGCCACCGGCTCACCGACCGGTTCGACGACGTCCTCCCGGACCAGCGGGGCACCCGCGCACCCCGGGTGTTCATCACCGGCGATGCCTGCCACACGCACAGCGCCAAGGCCGGGCAGGGCATGAACGTTTCCATGCAGGACGGGTTCAACCTGGCGTGGAAGCTCGGCCACGTCCTCGAGGGCCGCAGCCCGGAAAGCCTGTTGACCACCTACTCGAACGAACGGCAGGTCATCGCCAAGAACCTCATCGACTTCGACAAAGAGTGGTCCACGATGATGGCGAAGAAGCCTGAAGAGTTCGAGAGCCCTTCCGAGCTTGAGGACTTCTACGTAAGCACTGCCGAGTTCCCGGCCGGCTTCATGACCCAGTACACCCCGTCGATGCTCACCGGCAGTGCCGAACACCAGGAGCTGGCCGCCGGCTTCCCCGTCGGCAAGCGCTTCAAGTCAGCGCCCGTCGTGCGGGTCTGCGATACCAACCCCATGCAGCTCGGTCACCACGCCACGGCGGACGGACGGTGGCGCATCTACGTCTTCGCCGACGCGGCAGCGCCGGCAACGGGACAGCAGGGTGTCCCCTCAGCGGTGGCCGACTTCGCCGAGTGGATTGCGAAGGCGCCGGACTCGCCGCTGGCCGCCACGCCGTCGGGCGCCGACCTCGACGCATGGTTCGACGTGAAGGTGATCTACCAGCAGCCCCACACGGACGTTGATATCAACGCGGTCCCGGCGGTGTTCAAGCCGCAGGTTGGCCCGTTCCAGCTGACGGACTACGAGAAGGTGTACGCCACCGATCCGAAGGCTGACATCTTCGAGCTGCGCGGCCTGGACCGCGGCGGCGTGATCGTGGTGGTGCGCCCGGACCAGTACGTGGCCAACGTCCTGCCCTTGGCGGCGACGGCGGAACTCGGCGCGTTCTTCGCACCCCTCCTGGCGACCGGACGGGCCGCGGCAGTCTAG
- a CDS encoding glucose PTS transporter subunit EIIB produces MSTSGRKKASGPAGLTAKQPTGVDMSKAEIILAALGGADNVEEIEGCITRLRTEVVDAGKVDEAALKAAGAHGVMMAGSVVQVVVGPEAESLAEDIQDLM; encoded by the coding sequence TTGTCAACCTCAGGCAGGAAAAAAGCTTCAGGACCGGCCGGACTCACCGCGAAACAACCAACAGGAGTGGACATGTCCAAAGCAGAAATCATCCTCGCCGCCCTGGGCGGCGCCGACAACGTCGAAGAGATCGAAGGGTGCATCACCCGCCTGCGCACCGAAGTGGTGGACGCCGGAAAGGTGGACGAGGCCGCACTCAAGGCGGCGGGCGCCCACGGCGTCATGATGGCCGGCTCGGTGGTTCAGGTGGTAGTTGGCCCCGAGGCGGAGAGCCTGGCAGAAGACATCCAGGACCTGATGTGA
- a CDS encoding PTS transporter subunit EIIC, which yields MSTENPSASAGAGPLAAPAPGKAKGSGKALQNMQRFGRSLMLPIAALPAAALLLRLGQDDLLGRFESLTTVAQVIGAAGGALFENLPLLFAVGISFGFAKKGDGSTALAAVVGFLVLTNVFKVMAPLVLGAAPEGGKDPVINYGVLAGIVMGLTTAWLWQKFHRTTLPDWLGFFAGRRLVPILTSFAAIVIGVVMALLYPFFNTGLTAVGNAVADNTVVGSGVYGTLNRLLIPLGLHHILNSIVWFIIGDYNGAHGDLNRFFAGDPSAGVFMTGFFPIMMFALPAAALAIWHEAKPSQKKIVGGVMLSTGLTAFLTGITEPLEFSFMFVAWPLYLVHAVLTGTSMMLVNFLGIHHGFGFSAGAIDYLLNFGIAQNPLWLVPIGLGYAAVYYVVFRFVIRRWNLRTMGREDETDENGSMAKADAS from the coding sequence ATGTCCACGGAAAACCCGTCCGCTTCAGCCGGGGCCGGCCCGCTGGCCGCACCGGCCCCGGGCAAGGCCAAGGGCAGCGGTAAAGCATTGCAGAACATGCAGCGCTTCGGCCGCAGCCTCATGCTCCCCATCGCCGCCCTTCCCGCAGCCGCGCTCCTCCTGCGCCTGGGCCAGGACGACCTGCTGGGCAGGTTCGAATCCCTGACCACCGTTGCGCAAGTAATCGGCGCGGCCGGCGGGGCCCTGTTCGAGAACCTCCCGCTGCTCTTCGCCGTCGGCATTTCCTTTGGCTTCGCCAAGAAGGGCGACGGTTCCACGGCGCTGGCCGCCGTCGTCGGCTTCCTGGTCCTGACCAACGTTTTCAAAGTCATGGCACCGCTGGTGCTGGGCGCCGCCCCGGAGGGCGGCAAGGATCCCGTCATCAACTACGGCGTGCTGGCCGGCATCGTGATGGGCCTGACCACGGCCTGGCTGTGGCAGAAGTTCCACCGGACCACCCTGCCGGACTGGCTCGGGTTCTTCGCCGGCCGGCGCCTGGTGCCCATCCTGACCTCGTTCGCGGCCATCGTGATCGGCGTGGTCATGGCGCTCCTCTACCCCTTCTTCAACACGGGCCTGACCGCCGTGGGCAACGCCGTCGCGGACAACACGGTGGTGGGCAGCGGCGTCTACGGCACACTCAACCGGCTGCTCATCCCGCTGGGCCTGCACCACATCCTGAACTCGATCGTCTGGTTCATCATCGGCGACTACAACGGCGCACACGGCGACCTCAACCGCTTCTTCGCCGGAGACCCCTCCGCCGGTGTGTTCATGACCGGGTTCTTCCCCATCATGATGTTCGCCCTGCCGGCGGCCGCCCTCGCCATCTGGCACGAAGCCAAGCCGTCCCAGAAGAAGATCGTCGGCGGCGTCATGCTCTCCACCGGCCTTACCGCCTTCCTCACCGGCATCACCGAACCGCTGGAATTCTCCTTCATGTTCGTGGCCTGGCCGCTCTACCTCGTCCACGCCGTCCTGACCGGAACCTCCATGATGCTGGTCAACTTCCTGGGCATCCACCACGGGTTCGGGTTCTCCGCCGGGGCCATCGACTACCTGCTCAACTTCGGCATCGCGCAGAATCCGCTCTGGCTTGTTCCCATCGGGCTGGGCTACGCGGCGGTGTACTACGTGGTGTTCCGCTTCGTGATCCGGCGCTGGAACCTGCGCACCATGGGGCGCGAAGACGAAACCGATGAGAACGGTTCGATGGCCAAAGCCGATGCGAGCTGA
- a CDS encoding GntR family transcriptional regulator: MDTAGELKHVWVRRQLQDLVATRLRPGDALLGERQLEEQFGVSRITVRRAISDLVQDGALVRIKGKGTFVSHGLVRSTLHLASFNEDMRAAGFEPSTRVITAATAEPPAAAAEHLGLPTGQAAYQVRRLRLANGAPVSVDESWLPPPLLPDLLSEDLTGSLYRVLAASGHPVQHVEQTVEAAAASEDTAALLDIEPGAPVLLFRRRSFTGQEDPGTPIEYSISTYRSDRYQVSMRLAL, from the coding sequence ATGGATACGGCGGGGGAACTCAAACACGTCTGGGTGCGCAGGCAGCTCCAGGATCTCGTGGCCACCAGGCTTCGGCCGGGGGACGCGCTGCTGGGGGAACGCCAGCTGGAGGAACAGTTCGGGGTTTCACGTATTACGGTGCGGCGGGCGATCTCGGACCTCGTCCAGGACGGGGCGCTGGTCCGGATCAAGGGCAAGGGGACCTTCGTCTCGCACGGCCTGGTTCGTTCCACCCTCCATCTGGCCTCCTTCAATGAGGACATGCGGGCTGCCGGCTTCGAACCCAGCACCCGGGTCATCACTGCCGCGACGGCGGAGCCGCCCGCTGCGGCGGCCGAGCACCTGGGGCTGCCCACGGGACAGGCGGCCTATCAGGTCCGCAGGCTGCGCCTCGCAAACGGGGCACCCGTCAGCGTGGACGAATCCTGGCTGCCGCCCCCGCTCCTGCCGGACCTGCTCTCCGAGGACCTGACGGGATCGCTCTACCGGGTCCTCGCTGCCTCCGGACATCCGGTGCAGCATGTGGAACAGACCGTCGAGGCTGCCGCCGCATCGGAGGACACCGCGGCCCTGCTGGACATCGAGCCCGGGGCCCCCGTCCTCCTCTTCAGGCGCCGCTCGTTCACCGGCCAGGAGGACCCGGGCACGCCCATCGAGTACTCCATCTCAACGTACCGCTCAGACCGGTACCAGGTGTCGATGCGGCTGGCGCTCTGA
- a CDS encoding aldehyde dehydrogenase family protein, translating to METYDALLASITPDTGETRTILDPATGEPVGEAPVHTVEDLEAAIAAAAAAQPAWAALGHNARSAALMKAADAVERSAEELARLLSREQGKPLNGPNARFEVGACAAWLRVAAGTPLEPETVVDDGETRAELHYRPIGVVGAIGPWNWPMMITVWQIAPALRMGNAVVVKPSEYTPLSVLALARVLNEELPEGLLTVVSGGRDVGARLAEHPAIGKVMFTGSTATGKAIIKSSADTVKRLTLELGGNDAGIVLPDADPKAIAEGLFWGAFINTGQTCAALKRLYVHDSLYEAVCEELTKVAAAMPMGNGLDENNVLGPLQNRQQYDIVAGLVEAARGSGARILLGGNPDPDQPGHFYPATLVADIDNSNPLVAEEQFGPALPIIRYGTVDEAVTMANALDVGLGASVWSSDPAAARDVAARLEAGTVWINKHGAVDPRIPFGGAKQSGYGLEFGVEGLKALGVPQVING from the coding sequence ATGGAAACCTACGATGCCCTGCTGGCCTCGATCACCCCGGACACCGGCGAAACCCGGACCATCCTGGACCCCGCCACGGGGGAACCCGTAGGCGAAGCACCCGTGCACACCGTTGAGGACCTCGAGGCGGCCATTGCTGCCGCGGCAGCCGCCCAGCCCGCGTGGGCCGCCCTGGGCCACAACGCCCGGAGCGCCGCGCTCATGAAGGCCGCCGACGCCGTCGAACGTTCCGCCGAAGAACTCGCCCGGCTGCTCTCCCGGGAGCAGGGCAAACCGCTGAACGGCCCCAACGCCCGCTTCGAGGTGGGCGCCTGCGCCGCGTGGCTGCGGGTCGCCGCCGGCACGCCGCTGGAACCGGAAACCGTGGTGGACGACGGCGAAACCCGCGCCGAGCTGCACTACCGGCCCATCGGCGTCGTGGGTGCGATCGGCCCGTGGAACTGGCCCATGATGATCACCGTCTGGCAGATCGCCCCCGCCCTGCGGATGGGCAACGCCGTGGTGGTCAAGCCCTCCGAATACACGCCGCTGTCCGTCCTGGCGCTGGCCAGGGTCCTCAACGAGGAACTCCCCGAAGGCCTCCTCACCGTCGTTTCCGGCGGCCGCGACGTCGGCGCCCGGCTGGCCGAACACCCGGCGATCGGCAAGGTCATGTTCACCGGCTCCACCGCCACCGGCAAGGCGATCATCAAATCCTCCGCGGACACCGTCAAGCGCCTCACCCTGGAACTGGGCGGGAATGACGCCGGGATCGTGCTGCCCGACGCCGATCCCAAGGCCATTGCCGAAGGCCTCTTCTGGGGCGCCTTCATCAACACCGGCCAGACCTGTGCTGCGCTGAAGCGCCTGTACGTCCATGATTCGCTGTATGAAGCCGTGTGCGAGGAGCTCACCAAGGTGGCCGCCGCGATGCCGATGGGCAACGGCCTGGATGAGAACAACGTCCTGGGCCCGCTGCAGAACAGGCAGCAGTACGACATCGTGGCAGGTCTCGTCGAGGCCGCCCGCGGCTCGGGCGCCCGGATCCTGCTCGGCGGCAACCCGGACCCGGACCAGCCCGGCCACTTCTACCCCGCCACCCTCGTGGCGGACATCGACAACAGCAACCCGCTGGTGGCCGAGGAGCAGTTCGGCCCGGCCCTGCCCATCATCCGGTACGGCACCGTGGACGAGGCGGTCACCATGGCGAACGCGCTCGACGTCGGGCTGGGCGCCTCGGTCTGGTCCTCCGACCCCGCAGCCGCGCGGGACGTGGCTGCCCGGCTTGAGGCCGGCACCGTCTGGATCAACAAGCACGGCGCCGTGGACCCCCGCATCCCCTTCGGCGGCGCCAAGCAGTCCGGCTACGGCCTGGAATTCGGCGTCGAAGGCCTGAAAGCCCTCGGCGTTCCGCAGGTGATCAACGGCTAG
- the nagB gene encoding glucosamine-6-phosphate deaminase, translating to MQIILCESAEHVGGRAADIIDARVRQGPAVLGLATGGSPKSTYQELIRRHREELLSFSRVTAFTLDEYAGLPPEHEQSYHSTIRREFTDHVDLPPEQLITPQGNAPDLIAEAERYDAAISAAGGVDIQILGIGANGHIGFNEPTSSLVSRTRVKTLAGATRADNARFFPDGEVPRLCLTQGLGTIREARLAVLVAMGENKAGAVQAMVEGPVSAHCPASVLQMHRRAVVILDPAAASRLSLLDYYREAQEFNDQLGQTPTRPWLRQPVV from the coding sequence GTGCAGATCATTCTGTGTGAGTCCGCGGAACACGTAGGGGGCAGGGCAGCCGACATCATCGACGCCCGGGTCCGGCAGGGCCCGGCCGTCCTGGGGCTGGCGACGGGAGGTTCGCCGAAATCCACGTACCAGGAACTCATCCGGCGGCACCGCGAGGAACTGCTGAGCTTCAGCCGGGTCACCGCGTTCACCCTGGACGAATACGCCGGGCTGCCGCCGGAGCACGAACAGAGCTACCACTCCACCATCCGGCGGGAATTCACCGACCATGTGGACCTGCCGCCCGAGCAGCTCATTACCCCGCAGGGGAATGCGCCGGACCTTATCGCCGAAGCCGAGCGCTACGACGCCGCCATCTCGGCCGCCGGCGGGGTGGACATCCAGATCCTCGGCATCGGAGCCAACGGCCACATCGGGTTCAACGAGCCCACCTCGTCGCTGGTCTCCCGCACCAGGGTGAAGACGCTGGCCGGTGCCACCCGTGCCGACAACGCCCGGTTCTTCCCGGATGGAGAAGTTCCCCGGCTGTGCCTGACTCAGGGGCTGGGGACCATCCGCGAAGCCAGGCTGGCGGTGCTGGTGGCCATGGGGGAGAACAAGGCCGGCGCGGTCCAGGCCATGGTGGAAGGGCCGGTCAGCGCGCACTGCCCCGCCTCGGTGCTGCAAATGCACCGCCGGGCCGTGGTCATCCTGGACCCGGCGGCCGCGTCCCGGCTGAGCCTGCTGGACTACTACCGCGAGGCCCAGGAGTTCAACGACCAGCTGGGCCAGACGCCCACCAGGCCCTGGCTGCGACAGCCGGTGGTCTAG